From the genome of Pelobates fuscus isolate aPelFus1 chromosome 6, aPelFus1.pri, whole genome shotgun sequence, one region includes:
- the SAP30 gene encoding histone deacetylase complex subunit SAP30, translating to MMNGFSTEDLHRETGSELASPTAAVTPVTGVGPTNGQLCCLRDEGERCSRPAGNASFSKRIQKSIAQKKVKIDLDKTARHLYICEFHKSTIQSLRNKRKRKGSDDDGGDSPIHDTDIPEVDLFQLQVNTLRRYKRHFKLQARPGLNKAQLVEIIGCHFRSLPVNEKDTLTYFICSVKNDKSKTDHKSDGGLH from the exons ATGATGAACGGATTTTCCACCGAAGACTTACACCGGGAAACCGGATCAGAGCTGGCCTCCCCGACTGCAGCAGTGACACCCGTCACGGGTGTGGGTCCCACTAATGGGCAGCTCTGCTGTCTGAGGGATGAAGGAGAGAGGTGCAGCCGACCTGCGGGCAATGCCAGCTTCAGCAAGAGGATCCAGAAAAGCATTGCCCAGAAAAAAGTCAAGATTGACTTGGACAAAACA GCAAGGCATCTGTATATTTGTGAATTCCATAAGAGCACAATTCAGAGTTTAAGAAacaaaaggaaaaggaaaggCAGTGATGATGACGGTGGTGATTCCCCAATCCACGACACTGATATACCTGAG GTGGACCTATTCCAGCTGCAAGTAAACACCCTAAGAAGGTATAAGAGGCATTTCAAACTGCAAGCAAGACCTGGACTGAATAAAGCACAGCTTGTTGAA ATAATTGGCTGCCATTTCAGGTCACTCCCAGTGAATGAAAAGGACACCTTAACGTATTTCATCTGCTCTGTGAAGAATGACAAAAGCAAGACAGATCACAAATCTGATGGTGGGCTTCATTAG